CCCCGGTGGCCGAACTTGAGCTTGAAGGTGCGTCCACCTGCGGCCAGGCCCAGCAATTGGTGCCCCAGGCAGATGCCGAAGGTGGGCAACAGGCCCATCAGCTTCCAGAGGGTCTCGTGGGCGTAGCGGGGCATGCTGGGGTCACCGGGGCCGTTGGAAACGAAAAGCCCGTGGGGCTCCAGGGCCATAATCTGGGCGGGACTGGTTTTGCCGGGCACCACAATCAGTTCGAAGCCCAACTCGGCCATGTAGCGCATCTGGGCATGCTTGATGCCAAAGTCCATCACCACCACCCGCCGTTTACCCTTAAAGGTAGGGAACTGGTATGGGAGCGGGGTGGAGACCTCGGGGGTCATGTCGCGCCCGTCAATGTCGGTCCATCTGCGGGCTTCCTCGCGCAGGGCGGCAATATCTTCGGGGGAAAAACGGTAGCTAGGGGAGCCGAAGTGGGTGGCGTGGGCAATTACCCCCTTCATCACCCCGCCCTCGCGGATTTTGCGCACCAGGGCGCGGGTATCTATGCCTTCCAGGCCGATTACACCGGTCTCGCGCATGAACTCTTCCAGGCTCTGCTGGGCGCGAGGGCCGGCGGTGTACTTGCTGAACTCCCGCGCCACAAAACCCCGCACCCAGGGCCGGTTGCTTTCCATGTCGAACACGTTCACCCCGTAGTTGCCCTGGTGGGGGTAGGTCATCACCACGATTTGCCCGTTGTAGCTGGGGTCGGTCAGGATTTCCTGATAGCCGGTCTGGGCGGTGTTGAAAACCACCTCGCCCACATTCTTGCCGCGGTGCCCAAAGGCGTAGCCGTGGTAGGTGGTGCCATCCTCGAGTACCAGCACTGCGCGTTCTTTCATGCCCAAGCCTCACTTCCCAAAGTGACAATATACATGTTTTTCGTATTTCTATACAGAGCCAGGGGTTTGAATCCGGGCTGGTGAAGATCCCGATGGCTT
This DNA window, taken from Meiothermus sp. CFH 77666, encodes the following:
- the carA gene encoding glutamine-hydrolyzing carbamoyl-phosphate synthase small subunit, producing the protein MKERAVLVLEDGTTYHGYAFGHRGKNVGEVVFNTAQTGYQEILTDPSYNGQIVVMTYPHQGNYGVNVFDMESNRPWVRGFVAREFSKYTAGPRAQQSLEEFMRETGVIGLEGIDTRALVRKIREGGVMKGVIAHATHFGSPSYRFSPEDIAALREEARRWTDIDGRDMTPEVSTPLPYQFPTFKGKRRVVVMDFGIKHAQMRYMAELGFELIVVPGKTSPAQIMALEPHGLFVSNGPGDPSMPRYAHETLWKLMGLLPTFGICLGHQLLGLAAGGRTFKLKFGHRGANHPVKNLLTGKIEITSQNHGYAVDPDSLKEFKPTHINLNDGTLEGMTHLRYPVFSVQYHPEACPGPHDSIYLFHRFLEEVDAFNGLTGTPVEKQRVGGLGI